From one Variovorax sp. PBL-H6 genomic stretch:
- a CDS encoding metal-dependent hydrolase family protein, whose translation MADVLFTNVRVFDGGGEAPFTGDVLVQGNRIARVVKTGYGQRAAPVMGAQTIDGAGAFLMPGMVEAHTHFSWNDQPSLDAIQRMPPEEHILWCAEVAKRYLDMGWTSCVGAAAAKPRLDVVIRNAIADGTIIGPRYLAASQEITVPGGLGDTTQPHLPQPEFAFGAVVSGAEEMRRCVRMFAKYGVDSLKINLSGESITGMASEMSQFTEEEITVCVQEAKAWGKRVAAHARSTWSIKQCVKQGIEVIYHASFTDEEALDMLEAHKFEHFIAPGLAWLINTCHHASEWGLTPEVTRRMGYHRELEAAVESMRAMRKRGIRILPGGDYGFAWTPHGTNAKDLEYFVKYVGMSTMEALLSATAWGAPMMRMGKVLGYVREGYLADLLLVDGDPLADITVLQDKARILAVMKDGEFHRAPPVRRSQMTRWAA comes from the coding sequence ATGGCGGACGTTCTCTTCACCAATGTCCGGGTCTTCGACGGCGGCGGCGAGGCGCCCTTCACCGGCGACGTGCTGGTGCAGGGCAACCGCATCGCGCGCGTCGTGAAGACCGGCTACGGCCAGCGTGCGGCGCCGGTGATGGGCGCGCAGACGATCGACGGCGCCGGCGCCTTCCTGATGCCGGGCATGGTGGAGGCGCACACGCACTTCTCATGGAACGACCAGCCCAGCCTGGACGCCATCCAGCGCATGCCCCCGGAGGAGCACATCCTCTGGTGTGCCGAGGTCGCGAAGCGCTACCTGGACATGGGCTGGACCAGCTGTGTCGGCGCCGCGGCCGCCAAGCCCCGGCTGGACGTGGTGATCCGCAACGCCATCGCCGACGGCACCATCATCGGCCCGCGCTACCTGGCCGCGAGCCAGGAGATCACCGTGCCGGGCGGCCTCGGAGACACCACCCAGCCGCACCTGCCGCAGCCCGAGTTCGCATTCGGCGCGGTGGTCAGCGGCGCCGAGGAGATGCGCCGCTGCGTGCGCATGTTCGCCAAGTACGGGGTGGACTCGCTGAAGATCAATCTCTCGGGCGAATCCATCACCGGCATGGCCAGCGAGATGAGCCAGTTCACCGAGGAAGAGATCACGGTGTGCGTGCAGGAGGCCAAGGCCTGGGGCAAGCGGGTCGCGGCGCATGCGCGCTCGACCTGGTCGATCAAGCAGTGCGTGAAGCAGGGCATCGAGGTGATCTACCACGCCAGCTTCACCGACGAGGAGGCGCTGGACATGCTCGAGGCGCACAAGTTCGAGCACTTCATCGCACCCGGCCTGGCCTGGCTGATCAACACCTGCCACCACGCGAGCGAATGGGGACTGACGCCCGAGGTCACGCGGCGCATGGGCTACCACCGCGAGCTCGAGGCGGCGGTCGAGAGCATGCGCGCGATGCGCAAGCGCGGCATCCGCATCCTGCCCGGCGGCGACTACGGCTTCGCGTGGACGCCGCACGGCACCAATGCCAAGGACCTGGAGTACTTCGTCAAGTACGTGGGCATGAGCACCATGGAGGCGCTGCTGTCGGCCACCGCCTGGGGCGCGCCGATGATGCGCATGGGCAAGGTGCTGGGCTATGTGCGCGAAGGCTATCTCGCCGACCTGCTGCTGGTCGACGGCGATCCGCTGGCGGACATCACGGTGCTGCAGGACAAGGCGCGCATCCTTGCGGTGATGAAGGACGGCGAGTTCCACCGTGCGCCGCCGGTGCGGCGCTCGCAGATGACGCGCTGGGCAGCCTGA
- a CDS encoding alpha/beta fold hydrolase, producing MSFHLIDRVAVEEEGEGPAVVCVHGLGGSSNSFTPLMPALARHRVLRVDLPGSGRSQRAEGELSIERYVDVLLRICERLGIARAHWVGHSMGTIVCQHIAADHPKLASSVALFGPLIAPPDAARTAMKARAAKAREGAAGMHEITQGLLQGAISADTRQRLPLAVAFVRESLMRQEGDAYARSCEALAGAQAAAVERIEAPVLLVTGDEDGVAPPQSVRAMADRLHGAARKRVVVLSRCGHWTPVERPDECQRELRDFLAANARS from the coding sequence ATGTCATTCCATTTGATCGACCGTGTGGCGGTGGAAGAAGAAGGCGAGGGCCCGGCCGTTGTCTGCGTGCACGGTCTCGGCGGCAGCTCCAACAGCTTCACGCCGTTGATGCCGGCGCTCGCGCGGCATCGCGTGCTGCGGGTGGACCTGCCCGGCAGCGGCCGTTCGCAGCGGGCCGAGGGCGAGCTCTCGATCGAGCGCTATGTCGACGTGCTGCTGCGCATCTGCGAGCGCCTGGGCATCGCGCGCGCCCACTGGGTGGGGCATTCGATGGGCACCATCGTCTGTCAGCACATCGCGGCCGATCACCCGAAGCTGGCGTCGAGCGTCGCGCTTTTCGGCCCGCTGATCGCGCCGCCCGACGCTGCGCGCACGGCGATGAAGGCGCGCGCCGCCAAGGCCCGCGAAGGAGCGGCCGGCATGCACGAGATCACGCAAGGCCTGCTCCAGGGCGCCATTTCCGCCGACACCCGCCAGCGCCTGCCGCTTGCCGTGGCCTTCGTGCGCGAGAGCCTGATGCGGCAGGAAGGCGACGCCTATGCGCGCAGTTGCGAGGCGCTGGCGGGTGCGCAGGCCGCGGCGGTGGAGCGCATCGAGGCGCCGGTACTGCTGGTCACCGGCGACGAAGACGGCGTGGCGCCGCCGCAGTCGGTGCGCGCCATGGCCGACCGGCTGCACGGCGCGGCCCGCAAGCGCGTGGTGGTGCTGTCGCGCTGCGGGCACTGGACCCCGGTCGAGCGCCCCGACGAGTGCCAGCGCGAGCTGCGCGACTTCCTGGCCGCGAACGCGAGGAGCTGA
- a CDS encoding fumarylacetoacetate hydrolase family protein — MRFASWSWGGRDYAGMVSADGREATPLAVRDASLGVLPLIQALARNEPLPSPSGARLPVEVLTLRAPLPRPLRGLFCVGRNYRAHASELAGTVFRESMPQSDPWPIVFGKLAECVIGPRDAVRLPSPAASVQIDYESELAVVIGRGGRDIPRSRAMDHVFGYTVVNDVTARDVQMRHQQWDLGKSFDTFCPMGPWIVTADELDGRATRVRGWVNGALRQDGQTRDMIFDIPTLIETCSRGITLHPGDVIATGTPAGVGMGQTPPQWLKSGDVVRIEIDGLGVIENPFE, encoded by the coding sequence ATGCGCTTTGCAAGCTGGAGTTGGGGCGGCCGCGACTACGCGGGCATGGTCTCGGCCGATGGCCGCGAGGCCACGCCGCTCGCCGTGCGCGACGCATCGCTCGGCGTGCTCCCATTGATCCAGGCGCTCGCGCGCAACGAGCCCTTGCCCTCCCCTTCCGGCGCCCGGCTGCCGGTCGAAGTGCTCACGCTGCGCGCGCCATTGCCGCGCCCGCTGCGCGGCCTGTTCTGCGTCGGCCGAAACTACCGCGCGCATGCCAGCGAGCTCGCCGGCACCGTGTTCCGCGAGTCCATGCCGCAGAGCGACCCCTGGCCGATCGTCTTCGGCAAGCTGGCCGAATGCGTGATCGGCCCGCGCGACGCGGTGCGCCTGCCCTCGCCCGCCGCGTCGGTGCAGATCGACTACGAGTCGGAGCTCGCGGTGGTCATCGGCCGCGGCGGGCGCGACATCCCGCGTTCGCGCGCGATGGACCACGTGTTCGGCTACACGGTGGTCAACGACGTGACCGCCCGCGACGTGCAGATGCGCCACCAGCAGTGGGATCTGGGCAAGAGCTTCGACACCTTCTGCCCGATGGGACCATGGATCGTGACGGCCGACGAGCTCGACGGCCGCGCCACGCGCGTGCGCGGCTGGGTCAACGGCGCGCTGCGCCAGGACGGCCAGACGCGCGACATGATCTTCGACATCCCCACGCTGATCGAGACCTGCTCTCGCGGCATCACGCTCCACCCCGGCGACGTGATCGCCACCGGCACGCCGGCCGGCGTAGGCATGGGGCAGACGCCGCCGCAGTGGCTGAAATCCGGCGACGTGGTGCGCATCGAGATCGATGGCTTGGGCGTCATCGAGAACCCATTCGAATAG
- a CDS encoding TetR/AcrR family transcriptional regulator, with the protein MTRLKHKLSEPPLPPERGVKAATFKLLLDTAMDIIQESGHIPSVAEAAARSKVSRATAYRYFPSRSALVTAVIDSSLGPVRKLASDNPSGRERVHELFVQTFPRFKEFEAQLRAAAQLSLEQWGLERAGLLEEEPYRRGHRVRILEHAIQPLVPQLRPAVRKRLHHALSVVYGIEPYVILKDIWGLQDREVERTALWMADALIDAALRESEQKPAPSGRPKPNGARVSAAAAAKRR; encoded by the coding sequence ATGACGCGACTGAAGCACAAGCTGAGCGAACCGCCATTGCCCCCCGAGCGCGGAGTCAAGGCAGCGACCTTCAAGCTGCTGCTCGACACCGCCATGGACATCATCCAGGAGAGCGGCCATATCCCTTCGGTGGCGGAAGCGGCGGCCCGCTCGAAGGTCTCGCGCGCGACGGCGTATCGCTACTTCCCGAGCCGCAGCGCGCTGGTCACGGCGGTCATCGACAGCTCGCTGGGGCCGGTGCGCAAGCTGGCCTCCGACAACCCGAGCGGCCGCGAGCGGGTGCACGAGCTGTTCGTGCAGACCTTCCCCCGCTTCAAGGAATTCGAGGCCCAGCTGCGCGCCGCGGCGCAGCTGTCGCTCGAGCAGTGGGGGCTGGAGCGCGCCGGGCTGCTGGAGGAGGAGCCGTACCGGCGCGGCCACCGGGTGCGCATCCTCGAGCACGCAATCCAGCCTTTGGTGCCGCAGCTCCGGCCCGCCGTTCGCAAGCGCCTGCACCATGCCCTGTCGGTGGTCTACGGCATCGAGCCCTACGTGATCCTGAAGGACATCTGGGGCCTGCAAGACCGCGAGGTCGAACGCACCGCGCTGTGGATGGCCGATGCGCTGATCGACGCCGCGCTGCGCGAGTCGGAGCAGAAGCCGGCGCCGAGCGGCCGCCCGAAGCCCAACGGTGCGCGGGTATCAGCAGCGGCCGCGGCAAAGCGCCGTTGA
- a CDS encoding alpha/beta hydrolase, with translation MTEVTPSAAWYDAQYNNRARIPGHPEILQYWADASARAYARPGWVLDLPYGNGAGERVDVLAATQPGAPVLVYIHGGYWRALDKRDQSFVAPPFADAGAMVVLANYALCPAVTIEHIVLQLVRALAWVHRHAQAHGGDPARIVVAGHSAGGHLATMLLACDWKAVAPDLPVDLVKSVLSISGLYELEPLRHAPFLAGDIGLTEASALRLSPAAMPAPLQGLLVTVVGGDESEEFHRQVELIGRAWSPRVIAAERVPGRNHMDVLNELADPSSRTHGLTMELLGLEDLQHVAQTRWTRVVETGNTVTWDDARQRLRARAARQPSTGPLARKLR, from the coding sequence ATGACCGAAGTCACCCCGTCCGCTGCCTGGTACGACGCGCAGTACAACAACCGCGCGCGCATCCCCGGGCATCCCGAGATCCTGCAGTACTGGGCCGACGCTTCGGCTCGCGCGTACGCGCGGCCGGGCTGGGTGCTCGATCTCCCTTACGGGAACGGTGCCGGCGAGCGGGTCGATGTGCTGGCTGCCACGCAGCCCGGCGCGCCCGTGCTGGTCTATATCCACGGCGGTTACTGGCGCGCGCTGGACAAGCGCGACCAGAGCTTCGTGGCGCCGCCGTTCGCCGACGCGGGTGCGATGGTCGTGCTTGCCAACTACGCGCTCTGCCCGGCGGTCACGATCGAGCACATCGTGCTGCAGCTGGTGCGGGCCCTCGCCTGGGTCCATCGCCATGCGCAGGCGCATGGCGGCGATCCGGCCCGGATCGTGGTGGCAGGCCATTCCGCGGGCGGGCACCTGGCGACGATGCTGCTGGCCTGCGACTGGAAGGCCGTGGCGCCGGACTTGCCGGTGGACCTGGTGAAGTCGGTGCTCTCGATCTCCGGCCTGTACGAACTCGAGCCGCTGCGGCATGCGCCCTTCCTGGCTGGGGACATCGGGCTGACCGAGGCGTCGGCCCTGCGACTGAGTCCTGCGGCCATGCCCGCGCCCTTGCAAGGCTTGCTGGTGACCGTGGTGGGTGGCGACGAAAGCGAGGAGTTCCATCGCCAAGTCGAGCTGATCGGACGTGCCTGGAGCCCGCGCGTCATTGCGGCGGAACGCGTGCCCGGGCGCAATCACATGGATGTTCTGAATGAGTTGGCGGACCCGAGTTCGCGAACGCATGGGCTGACCATGGAGCTGCTGGGATTGGAGGACCTTCAGCATGTGGCGCAAACGCGATGGACCCGGGTGGTAGAAACCGGCAACACGGTGACCTGGGACGACGCCAGGCAGCGGCTGAGAGCGCGAGCCGCGAGACAGCCTTCTACAGGACCTCTCGCGCGCAAGCTCCGTTGA
- a CDS encoding tripartite tricarboxylate transporter permease: protein MDLIHNLATGFGVAFTFTNLLYCLVGCILGTLIGVLPGIGPVATIAMLLPATYALPPVSALIMLAGIYYGAQYGGSTTAILVNLPGESSSVVTCIDGYQMARQGRAGPALAAAGLGSFFAGCVGTLILAAFAPPLTELAFKFGPAEYFSLMILGLIGAVVLASGSLLKAVAMIVLGLLLGIVGTDVNSGVARFSFDIPELTDGIGFVVIAMGVFGYGEIIGNLSQPDDEREVFTSKVKGLWPTKEDFKNMAPAVLRGTALGSALGILPGGGALLAAFAAYALEKKIKMRPGEIAFGKGNIRGVASPESANNAGAQTSFIPLLTLGIPPNAVMALMVGAMTIHNIQPGPQVMTSNPELFWGLIASMWIGNAMLIILNLPLIGMWIKLLTVPYKFLFPAIVLFCAIGVYSTNNNTFDVWMVAIFGFIGYTFLKLRTEPAPLLLGFILGPMMEENLRRALLLSRGTWSVFVSRPLSAGLLVAALLLLGIVLLPSIKAKREEAFVED from the coding sequence ATGGACCTGATCCACAACCTGGCGACCGGCTTCGGCGTCGCCTTTACCTTCACCAACCTGCTGTATTGCCTCGTCGGGTGCATCCTGGGCACGCTGATCGGCGTGCTCCCCGGCATCGGCCCGGTGGCGACCATCGCCATGCTGCTGCCGGCCACCTACGCGCTGCCACCCGTATCGGCCCTCATCATGCTCGCGGGCATCTACTACGGGGCGCAGTACGGCGGCTCCACCACCGCCATCCTGGTCAACCTGCCAGGTGAATCGTCCTCGGTGGTGACCTGCATCGACGGCTACCAGATGGCCCGGCAGGGACGCGCAGGGCCCGCGCTCGCGGCAGCCGGGCTGGGCTCCTTCTTCGCAGGCTGCGTCGGCACGCTGATCCTGGCCGCCTTCGCGCCGCCACTGACCGAGCTCGCCTTCAAGTTCGGCCCGGCCGAATACTTCTCGCTGATGATCCTGGGCCTGATCGGCGCCGTGGTGCTGGCCTCCGGCTCGCTCCTCAAGGCCGTGGCGATGATCGTGCTGGGCCTGCTGCTGGGCATCGTCGGCACCGACGTGAACTCGGGCGTGGCGCGCTTCAGCTTCGACATCCCCGAGCTGACCGACGGCATCGGCTTCGTGGTGATCGCCATGGGCGTGTTCGGGTACGGCGAGATCATCGGCAACCTCTCGCAGCCCGATGACGAGCGCGAGGTGTTCACCTCCAAGGTCAAGGGCCTGTGGCCCACCAAGGAGGACTTCAAGAACATGGCGCCTGCAGTGCTGCGCGGCACCGCGCTGGGCTCGGCGCTGGGCATCCTGCCCGGCGGTGGCGCGCTGCTGGCGGCCTTTGCGGCCTATGCGTTGGAGAAGAAGATCAAGATGCGCCCCGGCGAGATCGCCTTCGGCAAGGGCAACATCCGCGGCGTGGCCTCACCCGAGTCGGCCAACAACGCCGGTGCCCAGACCTCCTTCATCCCGCTGCTGACGCTGGGCATCCCGCCCAACGCGGTGATGGCGCTGATGGTGGGCGCGATGACCATCCACAACATCCAGCCCGGCCCGCAGGTGATGACCAGCAACCCGGAGCTCTTCTGGGGCCTGATCGCCTCGATGTGGATCGGCAACGCGATGCTGATCATCCTGAACCTGCCGCTGATCGGCATGTGGATCAAGCTGCTGACGGTGCCCTACAAGTTCCTGTTCCCGGCCATCGTGCTGTTCTGCGCCATCGGCGTGTACTCGACCAACAACAACACCTTCGACGTGTGGATGGTCGCGATCTTCGGCTTCATCGGCTACACCTTCCTCAAGCTGCGCACCGAGCCGGCACCGCTGCTGCTGGGCTTCATCCTGGGGCCGATGATGGAAGAGAACCTGCGCCGCGCGCTGCTGCTGTCGCGCGGGACCTGGAGCGTGTTCGTGTCGCGGCCGCTGTCGGCGGGGTTGCTGGTTGCGGCGCTGCTGCTGCTGGGGATCGTGCTGCTGCCTTCGATCAAGGCCAAGCGGGAAGAGGCATTCGTGGAGGATTGA
- a CDS encoding tripartite tricarboxylate transporter TctB family protein, translated as MRIKSQADFYSGVMFTVVGGSFAIGSTSYNIGDGARMGPGYFPLMLGILLAILGAGIMFQGLVIETADGEKIGKWAWKPLAFVLGANLAFGVLLGGLPSIGLPAMGLIIAIYALTIISSLAGAHFKLRDVLVLATILAAGSYVAFIWALKLQIQVWPTFISG; from the coding sequence ATGCGTATCAAGAGTCAGGCTGACTTCTATTCGGGAGTCATGTTCACTGTGGTCGGAGGGAGCTTTGCCATCGGCTCCACCAGCTACAACATCGGAGACGGCGCCCGCATGGGCCCCGGCTATTTCCCGCTCATGCTGGGCATCCTGCTGGCCATCCTCGGCGCCGGCATCATGTTCCAGGGCCTGGTCATCGAAACAGCCGACGGCGAGAAGATCGGCAAGTGGGCATGGAAGCCGCTGGCTTTCGTGCTCGGCGCCAACCTCGCGTTCGGCGTGCTGCTCGGCGGCCTCCCCTCCATCGGCCTGCCAGCCATGGGCTTGATCATCGCGATCTACGCCCTGACGATCATCTCCAGCCTGGCCGGCGCACATTTCAAGCTGCGCGACGTGCTGGTGCTCGCCACCATCCTGGCGGCCGGCAGCTACGTGGCCTTCATCTGGGCGCTCAAGCTCCAGATCCAGGTCTGGCCAACCTTCATTTCCGGCTGA
- a CDS encoding Vgb family protein translates to MPRVFVAALLASVLALGACTVPAPRTVASAPTRPASWGPPEALVAPSSFSGVHGLAIDRQGRLLAGTVVGSQLWAVDRGTGAARVLIDAPDGQADDIAIGPHGELAWTNYLTGMVRLREHDGAPMRVLAKDLPGINSLDFDRRNGKLYASQVFLGDALWEIDVAGQKPPRLIRKDMGGFNGFEVGPDGLLYGPLWFKGQVVKIDPADGRLTVIAEGFQVPAAANLDGKGNLWVVDARSGELVRIELASGRKTVAKRFKPSLDNLAIAPEGTIYVSNMADNSIEAFEPETGTSRLLTGGKLAVPAGLKIDGDSLFVADVFGFREVDAQTGEVRDIFRMQRDPELEYPFGVGLSASRIALSSWFTGSVQVVDRKTFQTTAVLHGLKAPVDAIPMADGSLLYAEIATGSVTRASGPKFETRQLIASGLGGPVQMVLGRDGALYLTEAAGKLTRIPLDASAPLRVVANGLALPEGLAQTPWGSFIVAESAARRLVEIDPANGTRRTVAENLPIGLPGGAGLPPSYVPTGVAVGADGTIYLSADRDNGLYRIRPQR, encoded by the coding sequence GTGCCACGCGTTTTCGTCGCCGCCCTGCTCGCTTCGGTGCTCGCCCTCGGCGCCTGCACTGTTCCCGCCCCGCGCACCGTTGCCTCCGCGCCCACCCGCCCCGCGAGCTGGGGCCCGCCCGAGGCGCTGGTGGCGCCCTCCTCCTTCTCCGGCGTCCACGGCCTCGCAATCGACCGCCAGGGCCGCCTGCTCGCCGGCACGGTGGTCGGCAGCCAGCTATGGGCCGTCGACCGCGGCACCGGCGCGGCGCGCGTACTGATCGACGCGCCCGATGGCCAGGCCGACGACATCGCGATCGGCCCGCACGGCGAGCTCGCCTGGACCAACTACCTGACGGGCATGGTGCGCCTGCGCGAGCACGACGGCGCGCCGATGCGCGTGCTCGCCAAGGACCTGCCCGGCATCAACTCGCTCGATTTCGACCGCCGCAACGGCAAGCTCTACGCCTCGCAGGTCTTCCTCGGCGATGCACTTTGGGAGATCGACGTTGCCGGCCAGAAGCCGCCGCGCCTGATCAGGAAGGACATGGGCGGCTTCAACGGCTTCGAGGTGGGGCCGGACGGCCTGCTCTACGGCCCGCTCTGGTTCAAGGGCCAGGTGGTGAAGATCGATCCGGCCGATGGCAGGCTCACGGTGATCGCCGAGGGCTTCCAGGTCCCGGCCGCTGCCAACCTCGACGGCAAGGGCAATCTCTGGGTGGTCGACGCCCGCAGCGGGGAGCTGGTGCGCATCGAGCTCGCCAGCGGGCGCAAGACGGTCGCGAAGCGGTTCAAGCCCTCCCTCGACAACCTCGCGATCGCGCCCGAGGGGACGATCTACGTCTCGAACATGGCCGACAACTCGATCGAGGCCTTCGAGCCCGAGACCGGCACCTCCCGACTGCTGACCGGCGGCAAGCTCGCGGTGCCGGCCGGCCTCAAGATCGATGGCGACTCGCTCTTCGTGGCCGATGTCTTCGGCTTCCGCGAGGTCGATGCGCAGACCGGCGAGGTGCGCGACATCTTCCGCATGCAGCGCGATCCGGAGCTCGAGTACCCGTTCGGCGTGGGGCTGTCGGCCTCGCGCATCGCGCTGTCCTCCTGGTTCACCGGATCGGTGCAGGTGGTGGACCGCAAGACCTTCCAGACCACCGCCGTGCTGCACGGCCTCAAGGCGCCGGTGGATGCGATCCCGATGGCCGACGGCAGCCTGCTCTACGCCGAGATCGCCACCGGCAGCGTGACGCGTGCGAGCGGCCCGAAGTTCGAGACCCGGCAGCTGATCGCCAGCGGACTGGGCGGGCCGGTGCAGATGGTGCTGGGCCGCGATGGCGCGCTCTACCTGACGGAGGCCGCTGGCAAGCTCACGCGCATTCCGCTGGATGCCAGCGCGCCGCTGCGCGTCGTCGCCAATGGCCTGGCGCTGCCCGAAGGCCTGGCCCAGACGCCCTGGGGCAGCTTCATCGTCGCGGAGAGTGCGGCGCGGCGGCTGGTGGAGATCGACCCTGCGAACGGCACGCGCCGCACCGTCGCCGAGAACCTGCCGATCGGCCTGCCCGGCGGCGCGGGCCTGCCGCCCTCGTATGTGCCGACAGGCGTGGCGGTGGGCGCCGACGGCACCATCTACCTGTCGGCCGACCGCGACAACGGGCTCTATCGAATTCGGCCGCAGCGCTGA
- a CDS encoding type III pantothenate kinase, protein MAFLAIDIGNTRLKWSLYDAARPGASLLAHGAEFLDHIERLADGPWAELPGPSSMLGCAVAGDAVRRRAEEQVVERFDCSPRWVVSSAAEAGIVNGYDHPTRLGADRWVAMIGAHHRMLAQGPARPMVVVMIGTAVTVEAVDVHGKFLGGLILPGHGIMLRALESGTAGLHVPTGDVREFPTNTSDALTSGGTYAIAGAVERMVQHVRAHCGAEPACYMTGGAAWKMAPSMNGNFELVDSLIMDGLLAIAQERLLAS, encoded by the coding sequence ATGGCATTCCTCGCGATCGACATCGGCAACACCCGGCTCAAGTGGTCGCTCTACGACGCAGCCAGGCCGGGTGCATCGTTGCTGGCGCATGGCGCCGAGTTCCTCGACCACATCGAACGGCTGGCCGACGGGCCTTGGGCCGAGCTGCCGGGGCCCTCGTCGATGCTGGGCTGCGCGGTGGCCGGTGATGCGGTGCGGCGGCGTGCGGAAGAACAGGTCGTCGAGCGCTTCGACTGCTCGCCGCGCTGGGTGGTCTCGAGCGCAGCCGAGGCCGGGATCGTCAACGGCTACGACCATCCGACGCGCCTGGGTGCCGATCGCTGGGTTGCGATGATCGGCGCGCACCACCGCATGCTCGCCCAGGGTCCGGCGCGCCCGATGGTCGTCGTGATGATCGGCACCGCCGTCACGGTGGAGGCGGTGGATGTCCATGGCAAGTTCCTCGGCGGCCTGATCCTGCCGGGCCACGGCATCATGCTGCGTGCCCTCGAGTCGGGCACCGCCGGCCTGCACGTGCCCACCGGCGACGTGCGCGAGTTCCCCACCAACACCAGCGACGCGCTGACCAGCGGCGGCACCTATGCCATCGCCGGGGCAGTGGAGCGCATGGTGCAGCATGTGCGCGCGCACTGCGGGGCCGAGCCGGCCTGCTACATGACCGGCGGCGCGGCATGGAAGATGGCCCCGAGCATGAACGGGAACTTCGAGCTGGTGGACAGCTTGATCATGGATGGGCTGCTGGCAATCGCGCAGGAGCGCCTGCTGGCGTCCTGA
- the lysM gene encoding peptidoglycan-binding protein LysM gives MGLLSFIKEAGEKLFGGSSAHAAEPDANKVAGDAIKTYIETQNLGLTNLEVTYVAAEGLVTLKGNAPSQEASEKATLAAGNVANVTKVDNQLVAPAADPAQYHDVVKGDTLSAISKKYYGDANKYNAIFEANKPMLSHPDKIYPGQKLRIPPLK, from the coding sequence ATGGGATTGCTCAGTTTCATCAAGGAGGCAGGAGAAAAGCTCTTCGGCGGCTCGTCCGCGCACGCCGCCGAGCCGGATGCCAACAAGGTGGCAGGCGATGCCATCAAGACCTACATCGAGACGCAGAACCTCGGCCTCACCAACCTCGAAGTGACCTACGTCGCCGCCGAAGGCCTGGTAACGCTCAAGGGCAACGCGCCTTCGCAGGAAGCCAGCGAAAAGGCCACGCTGGCCGCGGGCAACGTGGCCAATGTGACGAAGGTCGACAACCAGCTCGTCGCGCCCGCAGCCGACCCGGCGCAGTACCACGACGTGGTGAAGGGCGACACGCTCTCGGCCATTTCCAAGAAGTACTACGGCGACGCGAACAAGTACAACGCGATCTTCGAGGCCAACAAGCCGATGCTGAGCCACCCGGACAAGATCTATCCGGGGCAGAAGCTGCGGATTCCCCCGCTGAAGTGA
- a CDS encoding rhodanese-like domain-containing protein has product MTQATPIPARTANSLAGEQQAVRPAEGYAGDVLPELAHAWITNGDAVLVDVRSDAEREWVGYVPGAVGLAWKQWPGMALNPGFDSGLRAAVPPGKKAVLLCRSGVRSIAAARRATELGVEAYNILEGFEGDADAEGHRGRKGGWRLRGLPWKQN; this is encoded by the coding sequence ATGACTCAAGCAACCCCCATCCCGGCGCGCACGGCCAACTCACTGGCTGGTGAACAGCAGGCCGTCCGGCCCGCCGAGGGCTACGCTGGCGACGTGCTGCCCGAACTGGCCCACGCCTGGATCACGAATGGCGACGCCGTGCTGGTCGACGTGCGCAGCGACGCCGAGCGCGAGTGGGTGGGCTATGTCCCTGGCGCTGTCGGCCTGGCCTGGAAGCAGTGGCCGGGCATGGCCTTGAATCCCGGCTTCGACAGCGGACTGCGCGCTGCCGTGCCGCCCGGCAAGAAGGCCGTGCTGCTGTGCCGCAGCGGCGTGCGCTCGATCGCGGCGGCGCGCCGCGCCACCGAGCTGGGCGTGGAGGCCTACAACATCCTCGAGGGGTTCGAGGGCGACGCCGACGCCGAGGGTCACCGCGGGCGCAAGGGCGGCTGGCGCCTGCGCGGGCTGCCGTGGAAGCAGAACTAG